A genomic segment from Oncorhynchus keta strain PuntledgeMale-10-30-2019 chromosome 7, Oket_V2, whole genome shotgun sequence encodes:
- the LOC118371173 gene encoding uncharacterized protein LOC118371173 isoform X5, with translation MKKRRRMSISPRLGYQNGTAEQFEFQYELEGPTFKNENGECSKSHLSIIKVEQLDPLLPEQNNSSCGSGSPGDPGPPGSSGFGSSMSPAAQFFRKCHQAGCTQFIFSEFASRLNTITERISSQQASEEDFNLTLKVLEASGMLPEIFAKRDQEMEKRLKDLQREIEAVRTARSAMRDACVMNFTPS, from the exons ATGGGACTGCGGAGCAGTTTGAGTTTCAGTATGAACTGGAGGGACCAACATTTAAGAATGAGAATGGGGAG TGTTCCAAGAGCCATCTGTCCATCATCAAAGTGGAACAACTGGACCCCCTTCTCCCTGAACAAAAca ACTCCAGCTGTGGGTCTGGGTCACCTGGGGATCCTGGGCCTCCTGGTTCGTCTGGTTTTGGGTCCAGTATGAGTCCAGCTGCACAGTTCTTCAGGAAGTGCCACCAGGCAGGCTGCACACAGTTCATCTTCTCTGAGTTTGCCTCCcgcctcaacactatcactgagAGGATTTCATCCCAGCAGGCCAGCGAAGAAG ATTTCAACCTCACCCTGAAAGTGCTGGAGGCCTCTGGGATGCTGCCAGAGATCTTTGCAAAGAGAGACCAAG AAATGGAGAAGAGACTgaaggatctgcagagagagaTTGAAGCGGTGAGGACTGCCAGGTCTGCAATGAGAGATGCCTGTGTCATGAACTTCACCCCATCATGA